The DNA region GGGGCTGGACGACGGGTAGTTCAGGCCGGCGACGCCAAACGAGGCGAACTCGTTTCCCGCCGAGGCCGCTACAAAGACGCCCGCCTTACGCAGGTCGGCCAGCTCGTCCTCAAGCATGCCCCATTGCGGTGGGGAATTTGCGTTCCAGGAGGACCCGATCGATAGGTTCACCGTCGTGATCGGGTTTCGATAGGTATGCAGGTTGTCTCGCACCCATCGCAGCGCCTTCTCTACCCAACTGAAGTAGACGGCGCCCTGGTCGTCGAATACCCGCAGACTCACGATATCGGCGCCCGGCGCAACGCCCGGGTTGGTTAAAGAGCCGCTGGCGGCGACCCCCGTTACGTGCGTTCCGTGTGATCCGCGGTCGCCCAGGCCCACGCTCTTTTCGTCGTACGGGTCGGCGTCGTTCTCGGCGAAGTCCCAGCCGCCAACGTACCTGCCCGCGAACGCGGGGTGGTTGTACGCCAGGCCGCTGTCGATCACTACCAGCGTCTGACCGGCGCCGCTTAGGCCTAGAGGAGCGCCGGTGGAGTGCGCGCCGTGGCTAGCGCACACCGCGACGCCCAGGATCAAGCAAAGGTGCGTTGAACAGGTTTCTCTACGACCGTAGGGCATCGACCTTCCGCCGGATATGTCCGGCAACACAACGGAAGCGGCGCGCCAGTGGCGAGCCGATAGGGACTTGGAAATAGGCCCGCAGCCTCGCAAGGGGCAGACGCTCCAAGCCTGAGAATGCTGGGCGCTGCGGTTGGCGACTGAGGAGACCAGAACTCTCGCGGAGGATTCTAGGTGTGTCAATGGCAAACCGGTAGAGAAAAGAAAAAACGCAAGATCGAGCTCCCCTTGCGTACGACTTCCGACCGATCTTGCAGCGGGGAAAGTAGCAACGGAAAGGTCGCCGATCGTCTGGTCATCCTGGTTAACGCTCACGCGCACTGGGCCCGGCAATCGTCGGCGTAGGTCGAGCAGCGGCGATCCGCTCCGCGCCCCCTGATCGTCCAACGGCCAGGGGGGTGATGGCGGACGGGGGTTTAGCTGGTAGTATTCTGGCACCAGCGGGCGTCGCCCGCAGTTCGCGAAGCGCTTCTCCCGGCGAGACACCTGATGGGCATCGAAACGAACGCCAAGGACGGGATCCTCACGATCCGGATCCGAGACCAACGGATGGTGGACGAAGCGCTGCTTGAGCAGCTAGAACGCGACGTGACCGCGATGCTCGATAAGTCGACCGAGGAACGCGTGATCCTCGACTTCGAGAGCGTGCAGTTCATGTCCTCGTCGATGCTCGGCAAGCTTGTCAAGATTCACAAGCAGTGCCAGGGGTTCAAGGTGAAGCTCAAGCTCAGCGGCGTCTCGCCAGAGATCCGCGAGGTCTTCAAGATCACCCGCCTCGACAAGCTGTTCGACCTCGAGAAAGACGAGGCGGCCGCACGCAAGGCGTTCCTGAAACGCGGCATCTTCGGCTAGATGCGCCCCGCCGCATAACGCCGGGACGAGTCCCGGCGGAACGGGGGCTCGCTAGGGTTTCGGCTCACCGTACGCCCGCGAGGGGCGCCGGCTGCCCGCATTGGCTGGGCGCCTGCGACGAGCGGCTCAACGGCTGCGGCCGGCCGTACAGGAAGCCTTGGGCGCATGAGAACCCGAGTTCAGCGCAGACCTCATGGTCGGCGGTCT from Pirellulimonas nuda includes:
- a CDS encoding STAS domain-containing protein, with product MGIETNAKDGILTIRIRDQRMVDEALLEQLERDVTAMLDKSTEERVILDFESVQFMSSSMLGKLVKIHKQCQGFKVKLKLSGVSPEIREVFKITRLDKLFDLEKDEAAARKAFLKRGIFG